ACCCAGAGAAGAATAAAACTTCTTGAATACGTCTGGAGGCATCATCGCAGGGATGAAATAATGCTCTTTGGGAATCACTAAGACATGGCCTTCTCTTGCGGGGCGAATATCCAAAACCGCGATTAATACTTCGTTCTCATAGACTCTATGAGACGGAAACTCCCCCGCAACGAGTTTACAAAAGGGACAGTTTTTCTTCTGTTCTTCAAGAGCTGCTTTTTGCTCGGGTGTGAGTTCAGACATGTGAAGAATAAAGGAGTTGTGCTATTTAAAAGATGCGGAGATGCTCTTGTAAGCAAGTGAATAAAATGCACCGTGCAGGATAAGAAACGGGAGGGAAATACGCTCGTGAGTTACACTCAGTGCAAGAAATAAGGGAATTGCTTCTCTTGCGAAACATCTCTTGCGAAGTAATCGCCTAGTTCGCCTCCTAGTTCGCCTATTTCGTTCTCGCAACTCGGGCGATGAAAGTATATTTTATATATGCAAAACAAAAAATACTCCCTATGGTACAAGAAACTGACTACATCTGGATGGATGGTGAATTCAAGAAGTGGGAAGACGCGAACGTACATATCTTAACCCACGCCCTTCATTACGGAACAGGTGTGTTTGAAGGGATTCGCTGCTATAAGACGGACAAAGGTCCTGCGATTTTCAGACTCAGAGAACACCTGCAACGCCTCTACGATTCTGCAAAAACTATTTTCCTAGAAATCCCCTATACCTTAGAAGAATTAGAACAAGCAACAATAGATCTTATTAAAAAAAATAACGTTGAGGCTTGTTACATCAGACCCATCGCGTATCATGGATATGGTCCTATGGGACTTGACACGAGAAACTCCCCCGTAAATGTTGCGATCATCGTGTGGCCGTGGGGAGCATACTTGGGAGAAGAAGCACTTGAAAAAGGTACGAGGATTACTGTTGTTGATCTTAGACGTGAACACAATCGTTTCGCAGGTGCAAAGATCACTGGATTCTATTACAATTCAGTTGTCACAAAACGAGTTGCTCTGGATAAAGGTTTTGATGAAGCACTTCTCTTAGATGATGAAGGTAACCTTGCCGAAGGATCGGGAGAGAACATTTTCTTAATCAAAGATGGCAACATCGCAACGCCAAAACCAGGAGCATTACTTCCCGGTATTACAAGAGACTCTGTGATGCAGATTGCAAGAGACCAAGGATATACCGTTG
This Candidatus Woesearchaeota archaeon DNA region includes the following protein-coding sequences:
- a CDS encoding branched-chain amino acid transaminase, with amino-acid sequence MVQETDYIWMDGEFKKWEDANVHILTHALHYGTGVFEGIRCYKTDKGPAIFRLREHLQRLYDSAKTIFLEIPYTLEELEQATIDLIKKNNVEACYIRPIAYHGYGPMGLDTRNSPVNVAIIVWPWGAYLGEEALEKGTRITVVDLRREHNRFAGAKITGFYYNSVVTKRVALDKGFDEALLLDDEGNLAEGSGENIFLIKDGNIATPKPGALLPGITRDSVMQIARDQGYTVEEKTLTLQDVEQADEAFFTGTAAEFTPIREVDGKNIGDGKFHIIKELQKIFFDTVNGKEEKYAKWLTFVN